From a region of the Thermosipho melanesiensis BI429 genome:
- the rpiB gene encoding ribose 5-phosphate isomerase B, producing MKIAIGSDHAGFELKEKIKKYLMDKDIDVLDFGTDNKESVDYPDFAEKVGTSVKNKEVEFGILICGTGIGMSIAANKIKGIRAALCTIPEMASLARKHNNANILVLPGRLIGFELATWILDAFLNATFEGGRHERRISKISRLEE from the coding sequence TTGAAAATAGCAATTGGAAGTGATCATGCAGGATTTGAATTGAAGGAAAAAATAAAAAAATACCTCATGGATAAAGATATAGATGTATTGGATTTTGGTACAGATAATAAGGAAAGTGTGGATTATCCTGATTTTGCGGAAAAGGTTGGAACATCTGTTAAAAACAAAGAAGTAGAATTTGGTATATTAATCTGCGGAACAGGTATAGGTATGTCCATAGCAGCAAATAAGATTAAGGGTATAAGAGCTGCACTTTGTACAATACCAGAAATGGCAAGCCTTGCAAGAAAACACAATAATGCAAATATTTTGGTGTTACCCGGCAGACTTATTGGTTTTGAACTTGCTACTTGGATATTAGACGCATTTTTAAATGCCACATTCGAAGGAGGAAGGCATGAAAGAAGAATAAGCAAAATTTCTCGTTTGGAGGAATAA
- a CDS encoding STAS domain-containing protein codes for MFNIERKDGIPIVQITGEIDISNAQNFKKFVLDNILNKGEKNCILDFSNMSYIDSSGLGILVSLHKSFKINGGEIVLVNLNNNVQNLFRMTSLDKALNLKGSIDEAIKFLKH; via the coding sequence ATGTTTAACATCGAAAGAAAAGATGGCATCCCAATAGTTCAAATAACAGGGGAAATTGATATATCAAATGCTCAGAACTTTAAAAAATTTGTACTTGATAATATTTTAAACAAAGGAGAAAAAAATTGTATCTTAGACTTTTCAAATATGAGTTATATAGACAGCTCGGGACTTGGCATATTGGTAAGTCTCCATAAAAGTTTTAAGATAAATGGTGGAGAAATAGTTCTTGTAAATTTAAATAACAACGTTCAAAATCTTTTTAGGATGACCAGTCTCGACAAAGCTTTAAATCTTAAAGGCTCCATAGATGAAGCAATAAAGTTTTTAAAACACTAA